In Actinomycetota bacterium, a single genomic region encodes these proteins:
- a CDS encoding HAD-IA family hydrolase, which translates to MVRTAENSETPLAPSAGSRGSGDPEIKGLLFDLDGTLIDSIPLIVSSLRHAVKSVLGIALSDEVLMHNIGKPLIYQLRDFSVEHADELLLVYRKHNAEHHDGQVKAYPGTAKTLETLSDMGYPLGVVTSKAREGAIRGLEVCGLASYFDVLVAYEDTTKHKPEPEPLLYAAELLGVPIEQCVYVGDSEFDMMAAGACNAIGVAALWGPFPAERILGPGPRYALRSLAELPGVLGEEAVAE; encoded by the coding sequence ATGGTGAGGACAGCGGAGAACAGTGAGACCCCACTAGCCCCAAGTGCGGGGAGTCGCGGGAGTGGCGATCCGGAAATAAAGGGCCTGTTGTTTGATCTCGATGGGACGCTTATCGACTCGATTCCGCTCATTGTCTCCTCTTTGCGCCACGCGGTTAAAAGCGTACTTGGTATCGCGCTCTCTGATGAGGTGCTGATGCACAATATCGGCAAGCCTTTGATCTATCAGCTCAGGGACTTTTCTGTAGAGCATGCCGATGAGCTGCTGCTGGTATATCGGAAGCACAACGCCGAACATCACGACGGACAAGTTAAGGCTTATCCCGGGACAGCCAAAACCCTAGAGACGCTTTCAGATATGGGTTACCCGCTGGGAGTTGTGACTTCGAAGGCCAGAGAAGGAGCCATCCGAGGCCTTGAGGTTTGCGGGCTTGCGTCCTACTTTGACGTGCTTGTTGCGTACGAGGACACCACAAAGCACAAACCGGAGCCGGAGCCGCTGCTTTATGCAGCGGAGCTTCTCGGCGTACCGATAGAGCAGTGCGTATACGTGGGGGACAGCGAGTTCGACATGATGGCCGCCGGCGCATGCAATGCTATCGGCGTGGCGGCTCTTTGGGGGCCGTTTCCGGCAGAGAGGATCCTGGGGCCCGGGCCGCGATATGCGCTGCGCTCACTCGCCGAACTGCCCGGAGTGTTAGGTGAAGAAGCAGTGGCGGAATAG